In Palaeococcus ferrophilus DSM 13482, the genomic window TTGAGGAAATCCTCGCCCGGCTCGACCACAGAAATCTCAATTCGCTATTCGAGAACCCCACGACCGAAAACATCGCCCTCTGGATCGCGGAGAGGGTCTCGAAGGGGCTCCCTGAGGGTGTGGCCCTCAAACGGCTCGTCCTATGGGAGGGCGATGAGAACGGCGTTGAGCTGGAGTTTTAGAAACTTTTTTAAACTTTTTAGGGCAGTCTAATTCGGGAGAGGGCATGGCGGCGGTTGAAGCGAGGGACGTGAGCATATACTATGAGGGGCAGAAGGCCGTTGAGGGGGTTAGCTTTACCCTTGAGGAGGGTGAGACGCTGCTCCTCCTCGGGCCGAACGGAGCGGGAAAGACCACGCTCCTGCGCACGGTCGGAGGTTTTCACAGGGAGTACCGCGGTGAGCTCAAGGTTTTTGGACTCTCCCCCGGGGACGCGGGCGAGTTCGTGGTGTACGTTCCCCAGAGCTTCAGCCTCAACGAGAGGGTGCCCCTCAGGGCTAGGGACGTTGTGGCGATGGGGAGACTCTACAGAAGGGGTTTTGTCCATTTTCGTATTGGAAAGGCGCTCATTGAGCGGGCGCTCGAGGTGCTTGACTTCGTTGGTCTTAGCGAGGTGGCGGATAAGCCCTTCAGCGAGTTGAGCGGCGGGCAGAAGCAACGCGTGCTCCTTGCGAGGGCCCTCCTTTCAAAACCCCGTCTCCTCCTCCTGGATGAGCCGCTCTCGGCACTCGACCCCTCCGCCAGGGCTGATGTTGTGGCGGTTTTGGGGAAGATTAAGAGGGAGATGGGGGTTACGATGATGATAACCACCCACGATGTGAACCCGCTTGCAGAGCTCGGAGACAAGGTGATGCTCCTCAACAGGCGCCTGGTGGCCTTTGGAAGCCCCGACGAGGTGCTGAGGGACGAGATCATAGCGAGAGTTTACGGGCCGCTGGCGAGGGCGATACGCCTGGAGGAGAGGTTCTACTGCATAATAGGGGATACCCACCTCCACGGGAGGGAGGGGAGATGATACCGGAGTACGTTCTGAGGGCCCTCCTTGCGGGCTTCATGATAAGCGCGCTCCTCGGACTCCTCAGCCCCCTCATAAACATGAAGGGGCTCGCCTTCCTGACCCATGCGACTTTCCACTCCCTCCTCTTCGGGGCAGTTCTCGGCATGATACTCGGCCTTATAATCGGTAACATGGGGGTAATAGTGGCGGTTGCCCTCGTCGTTACCCTCTTGGTTGTCGTTCTCATAGCGGTGCTCGAGGACAGGGGCTTCTCGAGCGACGCCGCGGTTGGAATAGTGTCGAGCTTCGTTGCAGGACTGACCGTCCTAGGCTTCGGCGTGCTCTACAAGGTTATGGCGACGAGGCCCTACTTTGCACTCTCCTCGAGCATAGTCTCATACCTCACGGGGGAGGTTTTCCTCATAACGCTCGCCGACCTGGAGGCCCTCATAATCGGCGGGGCCCTCGTGTTCTTCCTGATGGCCTTCCTCTACAGGGACTTCCTCTACGTAAGCTTTGACCCCGAGGGTGTGGAGAGCCACGGGGGGAGTGTCAGAGCATACCTCATGCTCCTCTATGTCATCGTGGGTGTTATCGGCGCACTGATAGTCAAAACAGTTGGTCTAATAACCCTTCAGGTCATAGCGGTTCTGCCCGGCGCTATAGCCCTCATGCTCAGCGACGACCTCAGGAAGATCCTGGGCATAAGCATCTTCCTCACCCTCGGAGTTGAGATCTCCTCCATCCTGCTCGCCTACGTCACGAACATCCCGCCCAGCGGAATTGCCACCATAATCCTCGGCCTCATCTACGGGGCGGTTCTCTTAAAGCGTTAAGCTAAAAGCTTATAAGCGTTCGTCGAAATACTATAACCCGGTGTAAGGATGAGCAACGGGAAGTATCTCGAGGCGCTCATAGAGGGCGGGATAAACCTTGCGGAGAAGGTGGGGGCGCGGGCCATAGTCGTCATGACGCCCATAGAGCCCGACGCCATCAGCACGGACCTCCCGGTGGTTATAATAGGTTCCTCCTTTATGAGACAGGGCAACAGGGTATTCCTTCCTCTCTCCCCTGCCCTCGGCCTCAAGAACGTCCTCAACATAATCACCGCCTACCTCCTAGACAACGACTTCATCTCCGAAGGAGACAGCTTCGTTTACATCACCCCGGACTCCGTCGGGATAAAGGAGGCCCGAAAGGGAAGCATCCTCAAGAAGGCCTTTTTCACAAGCCACCAGAGCGTTTTCCAGAGCCTCCTCGACATAGTCATCGAGCTCGCCACCGAGGGACGCGAGGGGAAGCCCGTTGGGGCGCTCTTCGTTCTCGGCGACACGCGGAACGTCCAGAGGCACTCCCACCAGATGGTGCCCAACCCGTTCAAGGGGCACAACCTGAACGTCCTGGAAAAGAGAACCAAGGAGATAATAAAGGAGTTCGCCTTCCTCGACGGGGCGTTTCTCATAGCCAAAAACGGTCGCGTGATGGCAGCGGGGCGTTACCTTGACGTTGACGCCAAAAAACTTGGAGTGGAGGTGCCGCAGGGTCTTGGGAGCAGGCACATAGCCGCGGCAGGGATAACGAAGGTGACCAAGGCCATAGCCATAACCCTATCGGAGAGCGGCGTAATCCGCATATTCCGGGACGGTGAGATGATCCTCGAATACAACCCGAGGATCGTTTACTGATGCTTGATGTGCGGTTTTCCTATGGCTATCGTGAATCCCCTGAAGGAATCGTCCTTCCTGTTGAACTCTATGGCCAGCGGGAGGTCGAACTCCTCGCTTATCACGATTCTAACGATCCTCGCCCTTGAGTGCTCGTTGAGGTAGTTCTCCTTGAGTTGCTCGTAGTTCTCTATGACCTCGTTGACGCTCTCCTCGTGCATGGAGTACATTTCCCGGGAGTAGTTGCTGTGTTCGCGTATTGATTTGATTACCTCTTCCTTATCCAAACTCCCACTCCCTTACCCTTTGAGCCAGGACTCGCCCTCCTTCTTAAATACGTTTCTCTTTTCCGCGATGAGGAGGGCCTCCTCAAGCCTCTCCCTCGGGAGCTTCATTCCGTGGAGCTCCTCGAACAGGGAGAGTATTTCATCCGTCGTGAGTCTATCCCTCTCCTCGAAGAGGTTGCCCACGAGGTTTATCATGTCCTCGACGAAGTTCCAGGGGAAGATTATCCACGCCCAGTCAATCTCCTCGCCGTAGTAGTCGGGCTTAAAGCGCGAGCCCTTGATGGTGAGGAGCGTTGCCACTCTAATCTCTTCAGGCTTCTGTCCCTCAACGTAGTTCTTCGCGAGCGTTAGGCTCTCTCCCGTGTCGCTGATATCGTCAACGATGAGAACCTTCTTGCTCTCGAGGTTGTAGTTGCTGCCGTACTTGAGCTTCGCCTTTCCGTCGGGGGTCGCGGTAACGCCCCAGTGCTCGACCTTAACGCTTATGAGGTCCTTTACGCCAAGGTAGTCGCAGTAGAGCCTTGCCGCAACCCAGCCGCCCCTTGCGAGGCCGACGATAACATCAGGCCTCCATCCCTCTTCGAGTATCTTAAAAGCGCCTTCCTTCGCCCACTTCTCAATGTCTTCCCAAGAAGCTGGATATGCCGGAAACTTCTTCATTGCGTTTCCCTTAACGGGGCAAGGGAAAGGTTATATTTAAAGGTTACGCCCCTGGAAAAAGTGGGGAGCGGAGAAATCAAACCTTGACCCTCTTCCACACGGTTCCCTGCGGCGTGTCCTCGAGCTGGATTCCGAGCTCTCTAAGCTCGGCCCTTATCTTGTCGGCTAAATCAAACTTCTTCTCCTTCCTGAGCTGGGCGCGAACCTCTATGAGGAGCTTTATCAGGGCCTCCTCTTCGCCGGCCTTCTGCTCCTTGAAGTGGTCCTCGAAGATGCCGAAGACCTCGCTCACAATCCTGAAGAACTCCCAGGCCTTCCTCAGGATGCTCTCCTTCGGGACCTCAACGTTGGTCAGATAGCGGTTTACGGCGTTGCTTACTTCGAAGACGGCCTTCATAGCTTCGGCCGTGTTGAAGTCGTCGTCCATCGCTTCATAGAACTTCTCCCTCGCGTTTCTGATGGCCTCGTAGGCTTCGAACTCCTCCTTGCCCCACTTGAATGATATCTCCGCCCTCTCCATCGCCACGCGGATGTTCTCAAGCGTGTTATACAGGCGCTCAAGGTTGTTCTTGGCGTGCTCAAGGCCTTCCTCCGTGTAGTCGAGCGGTGAGCGGTAGTGTCTCTGCAGGACGAAGAGCCTTATTACCTCCGGGTCGTAGCGCTGGAGGGCCTCTCTAATCGTCACGAAGTTGCCGAGGCTCTTGCTCATCTTCTCGCCGTTCACCATGAGGAAGCCCGTGTGGAGCCAGTACTTGACCCACTGCTTACCGGTGCACGCCTCCGTCTGCGCTATCTCGTTCTCGTGGTGCGGGAAGATGAGGTCGTTCCCGCCGCCGTGGATGTCGAAGCTCTCACCGAGGTACTTGGTGCTCATCGTGGAGCACTCTATGTGCCAGCCGGGCCTTCCCTCACCCCACGGGCTTTCCCATCTCGGCTCTCCCGGCTTGGCCTTCTTCCAGAGGGCGAAGTCTTCTGGATTCTTCTTGCCCTCGCCGGGCTCAACGCGCGCTCCCTTAACGAGCTCCTCGACCTTTATCTTGCTCAGCTTTCCGTAGTCCTTGAACTTCTTGACCTCAAAGTAGACGCCGTCACTTCCTTCATAGGCGTAGCCCTTCTCCTGGAGCTTCCTTACGAAGTCAATGATGTCCCCGATGTGCTCCGTGACGCGGGGATAAATATCGGCCGGCTTGACCTTTAGCGATTCCATGTCCTCAAGGAACATTCTTAGGAACTTCTCCGCGAGCTCCTTGGGGTCTTCACCGGTCTCGTTGGCCCTTCTGATGATTTTATCGTCTATGTCCGTGAAGTTCATGACCATGAGAACCGTGTAGCCCCTGTGCTCAAGGTAGCGCCGTATCACGTCGAACGCTATGTAAGTTCTCCCGTGACCGATGTGGGTGTAATCGTAAACCGTCGGACCGCAGACGTACATCCTGACCTCGCCTTCTCTCAGGGGTTTGAACTCCTCCTTCTGCCTCGTCAGGGTGTTGTAGATTCTTATGGCCACCTTCTCACCACCTAGAAAAGCTACGGGGGAATGTTTATTAGAATATCGTTTGGGGCAAATGGAAAATTCAAAGAAGGGAGAAAAGTCAGATCTGGCCGGCGAGCCAGAGAAGGACTCCCTTAAGGAACGGCCAGTTGCTGTTGATGTAGTTGCCGTTGTAGTCGTCGCTAAGGGCCTTGCTTGAGCCGTAGACGACGACCCTTCCATTTCCGAACTCAGCGGCCGCGGCCACTATCGGCTTTGAACCCTTTTCCTTCACGACGTTGCCGTCCTCGTCCACCGCGTAGGAGCTCTCGTATCCCCTGACGAGCCACACTGCATCGCCGGTGATGTCGAGCGTGTCTCCGTTGTAGTAGAGCTGGGACTCGCTCGTGAGGAACTTCGTGGTCGGATGCTCGTTGAACTCGCCGACGAACGGGAAGTACGCCGCCCCGCTGTTGACCTCCTCGTCCATGAGCTCGTCGTCGTTGAAGGTTATTCCGAAGGCCGAGACAAGGTCGTTGAGCGTGCGGTGGTAGACGTAGCGGTACCAGTCGCCCGTGACGAGGAGGCCTCCGCCGTTCTCAACGTACTCGTGGAGGGCCGCTATCTCCTCATCCGTGAAGTCCTCGTGCGGGTTGGTGATTATCACGATGTCGTAGTCCTTGAGCTCGTCCGCGGTGAACTCGTCCTCGTTGAGCTCCACCGTCCAGTTGAGCTCCTCCTTCATCTTCGTGATGAGGGTTATCATCTTGCCGCTGTTGTAGTACTGGCCGTGGCCGTTGTCAACGAGAACCTTCACGCCCTCGGGCTTCTCGATTACGACTTCCTCACCGGCCTGGCACTTCTCGAGGGCATCCTGGAGGATGGGTATCACCGTGTTGAGCTCTCCTATGAGCTTCTCCTGGGTGATCGCAAGCCCGCGGGCGGTGATGAAGTACTTCGTGGCCAGGTAGCTCTGGGTGTAGGCTATCCCCTGGAGCTCCTGGAACTGGGCGCTGTACTCATCGTATTTGGCCTTGTTCTCAGATATGAGCTCCATGTAATCGGAGAGGATGTCGAGACTAACGCCGCAGGCCTCAACCTCGCTCGTAAGGTTTTCGTAGGTGGCGTAGAGCTCATCAAACGTCTCCTTCTCCTTGAGGTAGCGGATTGTGTAGTAGCGGGAGTAGGTGTTTATTATCGTCGAGGGATTCTCAAAGATATGAATGCTCGCGTATTTGGTATCATAACCCTCAATCTCCGCCTTCACGACGTGGCTTCCGAGCTCCATCGGTATCCAGTCGTAGGTGACCTCCTCGCTGGAGTTGGCCTTGAGCTCAACCGTCTGGTTGAGCTTGAGCTCGTCGTCTATGTAGATGAGGAACGTGACGTTCTCGTCGAAGGTGCCCTCGTTTGCAAGGGTGGCCTTTATGGTGACCCGATCGTTCCTGTTGGCGGCGCTCGGGACGTCGAGGGAAGCTACTTTGATAAGTGGGACGTAAATTTTTAGGTCGTTCTCATCCCTAGGCTCGAGCTTAAACTTGCCGTACGAGTAATAGACCACGCCCGTGATGGACTCAAAGCGCTCACCCATCGTCGGGGAATAGTGGTACATCAGGTCGTCCACCACGAGTGGGCCACTTCCGTCGTCCACCTTCCACTCTCCGTATCCCAGGTCGGGGTCAGTAACTTCAACGTTCTCCACTTTGACGAGAACGCTCTCCCACTGCTCCTGGGAAACATTGCCGCTTGGAAGGATAACGGGAGCAGGAACATCAGCAGTCCCGAGAATCGTCACGTAGTTACCGTAGTCCTTGTCTATTGAAAGCTCCGTGAGGCCATAGTACTCCTTCACATAGCCCTTGACCTCGACGTAGCTGCCGACGCTCAACCCCTCGGGCATTGAGTAATCCGCAAGATACACATAAATCCCGTTCCATGCCCCGGTGCCGTTCTGTATGAAGAATCCCTTGCTTCCAGCAATGGCGGTGACCACACCCCTAGTTATCACCGTGCTATATTTGTATGGCGAATCTCCACTCGGGTCTTCGGTGTACTGTATATCGTGTATTGAAACGTATGGAACATCTGCGGAGACACTTGAGAGCATTGTCCCTGGTACGGCGCTCAGAAGCATTACCACGATTAAAAACAGGCTCCACCTCTTCATGTTATCACCAAAATTTAGATGCAGATTTTAGAGTTATTAAACTTTCTCCCACATCGGAGTCATTCGAGGGAGCAAACTTAATTAGGCGTGAACACCAAGCCACAGCGGAGGTGGTTTCATGCCCGTTACGACCAAAACCGGTGATAAGGGCACAACCGGAATCTTCACGGGGGAGCGGGTGGCCAAGATATCCCCTATCATCGAGGCCAACGGAACAATAGACGAGCTCGGCTCATTTATAGGGGAGGCCAAGCACCACGTGGACGATGAGCTGAGGGAAACCCTCGAAACCATACAGAGGCACCTGTACTCCCTCATGGCCGAGATAGCGAGCAAGGGGCAGTACAAAAAGGTTGGAGAAGAAGAAGTCAGGTGGCTCGAGGAACTAACGGCCCGCTTTGAAGAGGAGGTGAAGCTGGAGGGCTTCGTTCTCCCCGGTTCCACCGTGGCCAGCGCCAAGCTCGACGTCTGCAGAACGGTGGCGAGGAGGGCGGAGCGCAGGGTGGCCAAACTCGTCCTGGAGTACGGCTTTGGGGAGGGGGTTCTCGTTTATCTCAACAGGCTGAGCGATGCCCTCTTCATGATGGCCCGCTACATCGAGTGGCGCGAGGGTAAGATAACCTACGCAAAGTGAAGAACCATGGAGAGGACGATAGGCATCCTCGGGGGAATGGGACCCCTCGCGACGGCGGAGCTCTTCAGGCGGATAGTACTCAAAACCCCAGCTAGGAGGGATCAGGAACACCCGAGGGTCATAATCTACAACAACCCGAAAATTCCGGACAGAACGGCCTTCATAATTGACGAGGGAGAGGACCCGAGGCCCGCCCTCGTGGAAAGCGCCCGGAAGCTCGAGGAGTGGGGGGCGGACTTCATAGTGATGCCCTGCAACACGGCCCACTTCTTCGAGGAGACCATCAGGCGGGCCGTGAGGATTCCCCTCGTCAGCATGGTGGAGGAGACGGCGGAGCACGTGAAACGCCTTGGGATAAAGAAGGTGGGCCTCCTCGCAACGGACGGAACCATAAAGGGGATGGTCTACCACAGGGCGCTCCTGAGAAGGGGCGTTAGAATAGCCCTGCCCGACAGGAAGGGGCAGAAGGATGTTATGAGGGGCATTTACGAGGGCGTGAAGACCGGCAACCTGGAGCTCGGGAGGGGGCTTCTCTTAAGGGAGGCCAGAAAGCTCCAGCGGAGGAGCGAGGGGGTAATAGCCGGCTGTACGGAGGTCAGCGTCGTGCTCAAGCCCGAGGACCTTAAGGTTCCCCTCATTGACCCACTCGATGTGGTGGCGGAGAGGGCGGTGAGGCTGGCGCTTGGAGTCGAGGACTTTTAAGTGCAACGCTTATCCAATCGCTTACCTTTTTTCAAACTCACCGCCCCTCGCCCTCAGAGCCACCCCTTTCTCCTGAAGTAGTAGAGCATACCGAGGCTTATTGAGAGCATCAGGAGAAGAACGAGGGGATAGCTGTAGCGCCAGTAGAGCTCGGGCATATAGCGGAAGTTCATGCCATAAATGCCTGTTATGAAAGTAAGGGGGATGAAAACCGTCGAGACCACCGTGAGAATGCGCATTATCTCGTTTATTCTCATGGAGAGGGTGGAGTAGTACATCTCAACGAGCCCGTTGGCCATGTCCCTCTGGCTCTCCACTATGTCGAGAACCTCCATGACGTGGGTGTGGAGCTCCTCAAAGTAGCCCGCGGTCTCCTCGTCGAAGAACTTGCCTCCCTCAAGCCCCAGCTTCCTGAAGACCTCAAGGAGAGGGAAGATGGTGCGCCTTATGAAAAGAACGCGCATCCTGATGCCGTGTATCCTGCGCAGCACCCCGGTATTTCCGCCCTCGAGTATTTCCCTCTCCAGCTCCTCCATCCTCCCGCTTATCTTCTCGAGTATCTGGGTGTAGTTCTCAACTATGGCATCGAGGAGGGCGTAAACGAGGTAGTCCGGCCCCTTGGCCCTGAAGAGGCCCTCTCCCTGCCTTATCGCCTCGCGGAGGGGGTTGAACACATCCCCGGGCTGCTCCTGGAGGGTTATAACGAAGTTGTCCTTGAGGAGTATGGCTATCCTCTCCTTTTTCAGGCCCCCCTTGATCTCGTAAATCTGGTGCAGGAGGATGAGGAGGTAATCGTCCATGGCATGCACCTGCGCCCTTCCCCTGCCCCGCGTTAGGGCCCTCAAGTGGGCGTCGTGAACCCCGAGGAACTCCCTGAGTTCGTCGAGGTAGGCGATACCGTCAACGTTTATCCACACCACGCGGTAGTCTTTGAAGGTAAGCCCTTCCCCGAGGCTCTCCACCCTCCTTTCCTCGAACCTGTCCTTTGAGTACGCGAACACGGTGATTCTCGGCCCCACCATCTTCAACACCTAACCCCCAAATTCCATGACCATTCCGGAATGGAGCTTGTGGAACCTCTCCCCGTAAGTCCCAAGGAAAGCTGCTTCAGCCCTCAAACCCGTGCAGTGGCCGGTGTAAACCTCCTCCACCCCGAGCTCCATGAAAGCTTCAACCGTCTTACTTATCCTCTCCTCGGAGGCATCTATCAGGTGAAACCCTCCAACAACAGCCCTGACCCTCTCCTCGCCCGTAATCTCAATGGCCCGCTTCACTATGCTCACTATCCCCGCGTGGGAGCATCCGCTGACGATTACAATCCCCTCGGAGGTTTTCACAACGACGCTCATATCGTCCATCAGTTCGTCCCTCACGATTCTGCCGTCCCGGAGGGTGTAAACCTCGACGCTCGCTTTCTCGAAATCCTCCCTCTTCCTTATCTCCCCGGTGGAATATAGCCCCCCGACTATCTGAAATGGCTCCGCCGTTAAAAAGAGCTCGCCACGCTCCTCAACCTCCTCCCTCCTAAAAGGCACGCCCACATCCCTCAGGTGGGGTTTCGTTACGAAGTGCTTTCTGAATATCGTGGGGTGGGCTATCACCGGAACCCTCTTCCCAGTGGCGTCGAGGATACCGAGTAGGCCCCCGGTGTGGTCGTAGTGACAGTGGGAGAGGAAGACGTAGTCAATATCACCCGCTTTAATCCCCAGGAGTTTCATATTGTGGAGCACGGCCTTTTCGCTCTGTCCAGTGTCGAAGAGCAGCTTCTTTCCCCCATACTCTATGAGAAAACTAACCCCGTGCTGCCCGAGGAAAGGGCTCTCGTAACCCGAGTAATCCTCCACAAGGGTGTATATCCTCATGAGACCACCTGATAAACTTTGGCGTCATGGTAATTATGCTTTTCCACGTGCCCACAACGGTTATTAAACGGGAGGACGAAGGTTCAACGGTGGTCACATGCAGCCCATAGAGGTGTCCAGGATAGTCATGAGGGATGTGCTCGCGCTCGAGAGGGGGGAGGAAGTTCTAATCGTGACCAATCCGGGGGAAGTTCTCGGAATTTCTCTGAGCCTCTTTGAAGCCGCGAGGGAGATGGGGGGAAAGCCCACCGTTCTGGTTCAGGAGGCAAAGGGCACACTTGACTACGCCGAGAGGGCCGTATTGGAAGCCCTTAAGAGCGAGCCCGATGTGGTGATCTCGATAAGCCAGAAGAAGCTCGGGAAGGACCCCCACGGCCTCCACGTAGGCTACGTTGGGAGGGACGGTAGGAAGTACGCCCATATATTCGAGAAGCTCCTCCACGGTGACAGGAGGATAAGGGCCTTCTGGAGCCCGGGGATAGACACCTACACCTATCTGCGCGCCGTCCCCATAGACTACGGGCGTCTGAGGGATGAGGCGAAGGTTCTGGCGGAAATCCTCGACAGGGGAAGGGAAGTTCACATAACGAGCGATGCCGGAACTGACCTCTGGATGAGCATCGAAGGCAGAAAGGCTCTCAAGGACGACGGCGACTTCAGAAAACCCGGAAGGGGAGGGAACATACCCGCGGGAGAGGTTTTCATATCCCCCGCCGTGGGCAGGAGCGAGGGGACCATAGTTTTCGACGGCACGATAGGGCTCGGTGGGGAGAGCGTTGTCCCGAAGACACCCGTCAAAGTGAAGGTAAAGGGCGGATTCGTCGTTTCCATAGAAGGAGGGACAGAGGCGGGAAGGCTGGAGGAGGCCATAAAGAGCGCTGAAAGGAGAGCCCTTGAAATGGATAAGAAAGAGCTCGCAAGGAACTCGTGGCACCTCGGAGAACTCGGTATAGGCCTGAATCCAAGGGCGAAGATGAGCGGAAAGCTTCTTGAGGACGAAAAGCTCAGAAACACGGTTCACATCGCCATAGGGGCAAACTACGACAACGATGCCCCCGCGCTGAACCACTTCGACTGCCTCATCATGAACCCAACGGTCGAGGTTGACGGGGAGAGGATAATGGAAAAGGGAAGGTTTTTGATTTTCTGAGCTTTTTTTACTCCCTAAATGACCACACGAGCAGCGATGGAGTTACAAGGGTCGTTATTATCGTCATGGCGACGCCTACCGAGAAGAGCGTGCTCGTGAGGACTCCCTCCCCCTTTCCAACCGTGAGCATAATCAGGGCAACCTCCATCCTCGGTATCATGCCTATTCCCACCCTGAGGGCCTCCTTCGGCTTGAAACTAGAGAGGAGGGCCCCAGCACCACAGCCAACAACCTTACCGAGGGCCGCGACGAGGGCGTAAACCCCTATGAGGGCGAGCGTGGAGGCGCCGCCAGCGTAGAAGACGCGTATATCCGTGTGTATTCCTATGCCCACCAGGAACACCGGAACCGGAAGCGCGTAGGCTATCGTCGTGACCTTATCGCTTATTCTCCTGGCCTCGTCCGTCTGCCCTATGAGGAGGCCCGCGAGGTAGGCGCCCGTTATGCCCGCTATGCGGAACTCCTCGGCAAGGAATGCCAGGCTCATCACGACGGCGAGGGCGAAGGCCACCGTGCTCTCCGGGAGGGTTATCCTTGAGGAGAGCCTTATGAGACGCTTGACGACCGGGATGCCCAGGACAAGGACGGCCCCGAAGAAGAGGGCGGCCTCCCCGAGGAGCTCCCCAATCTCCTCGAGGCTTATGGTTCCCGTGGTGTTGATGGCCACGAGAACGGTGAGCACAAGGATACCGAGGACGTCATCAACCACCGCGGCCGCCAGTATGCTCGCCCCCTCCTTGCTCCTGAGCTTCTTCATCTCCATCAGAACGCTCGCCGTCAGGCTTACGCTCGTGGCGGTGAGCACACCCCCCATCATGAGGGAGGCCATCTTCGAGTGGGTGAAGGGAAGGGTGGTGAGGTAGCCGAGGATGAAGGGGATAACCACACCGCCGCTGGCTATTAGAAAAGCCGGCCCCCCAACGCGCTTGAACTCCTCGATATCGGTTTCGAGACCCGCCAGAAATAGAAGGAGCACGACACCGAGCTCGCTGAGGAATTCAAGGCTCTCGGTTGTCTGGATGAGGTTTAGAACTGAGGTTCCGA contains:
- the cysS gene encoding cysteine--tRNA ligase codes for the protein MAIRIYNTLTRQKEEFKPLREGEVRMYVCGPTVYDYTHIGHGRTYIAFDVIRRYLEHRGYTVLMVMNFTDIDDKIIRRANETGEDPKELAEKFLRMFLEDMESLKVKPADIYPRVTEHIGDIIDFVRKLQEKGYAYEGSDGVYFEVKKFKDYGKLSKIKVEELVKGARVEPGEGKKNPEDFALWKKAKPGEPRWESPWGEGRPGWHIECSTMSTKYLGESFDIHGGGNDLIFPHHENEIAQTEACTGKQWVKYWLHTGFLMVNGEKMSKSLGNFVTIREALQRYDPEVIRLFVLQRHYRSPLDYTEEGLEHAKNNLERLYNTLENIRVAMERAEISFKWGKEEFEAYEAIRNAREKFYEAMDDDFNTAEAMKAVFEVSNAVNRYLTNVEVPKESILRKAWEFFRIVSEVFGIFEDHFKEQKAGEEEALIKLLIEVRAQLRKEKKFDLADKIRAELRELGIQLEDTPQGTVWKRVKV
- a CDS encoding cysteate racemase, translated to MERTIGILGGMGPLATAELFRRIVLKTPARRDQEHPRVIIYNNPKIPDRTAFIIDEGEDPRPALVESARKLEEWGADFIVMPCNTAHFFEETIRRAVRIPLVSMVEETAEHVKRLGIKKVGLLATDGTIKGMVYHRALLRRGVRIALPDRKGQKDVMRGIYEGVKTGNLELGRGLLLREARKLQRRSEGVIAGCTEVSVVLKPEDLKVPLIDPLDVVAERAVRLALGVEDF
- a CDS encoding 6-pyruvoyl trahydropterin synthase family protein encodes the protein MKARIRERFKFEAAHAVKIGGNTEEIHGHTFRLEVTVEGGIERGYVMDFLELRALVEEILARLDHRNLNSLFENPTTENIALWIAERVSKGLPEGVALKRLVLWEGDENGVELEF
- a CDS encoding metal ABC transporter ATP-binding protein, whose protein sequence is MAAVEARDVSIYYEGQKAVEGVSFTLEEGETLLLLGPNGAGKTTLLRTVGGFHREYRGELKVFGLSPGDAGEFVVYVPQSFSLNERVPLRARDVVAMGRLYRRGFVHFRIGKALIERALEVLDFVGLSEVADKPFSELSGGQKQRVLLARALLSKPRLLLLDEPLSALDPSARADVVAVLGKIKREMGVTMMITTHDVNPLAELGDKVMLLNRRLVAFGSPDEVLRDEIIARVYGPLARAIRLEERFYCIIGDTHLHGREGR
- a CDS encoding phosphoribosyltransferase; its protein translation is MKKFPAYPASWEDIEKWAKEGAFKILEEGWRPDVIVGLARGGWVAARLYCDYLGVKDLISVKVEHWGVTATPDGKAKLKYGSNYNLESKKVLIVDDISDTGESLTLAKNYVEGQKPEEIRVATLLTIKGSRFKPDYYGEEIDWAWIIFPWNFVEDMINLVGNLFEERDRLTTDEILSLFEELHGMKLPRERLEEALLIAEKRNVFKKEGESWLKG
- a CDS encoding cob(I)yrinic acid a,c-diamide adenosyltransferase, which codes for MPVTTKTGDKGTTGIFTGERVAKISPIIEANGTIDELGSFIGEAKHHVDDELRETLETIQRHLYSLMAEIASKGQYKKVGEEEVRWLEELTARFEEEVKLEGFVLPGSTVASAKLDVCRTVARRAERRVAKLVLEYGFGEGVLVYLNRLSDALFMMARYIEWREGKITYAK
- a CDS encoding metal ABC transporter permease — translated: MIPEYVLRALLAGFMISALLGLLSPLINMKGLAFLTHATFHSLLFGAVLGMILGLIIGNMGVIVAVALVVTLLVVVLIAVLEDRGFSSDAAVGIVSSFVAGLTVLGFGVLYKVMATRPYFALSSSIVSYLTGEVFLITLADLEALIIGGALVFFLMAFLYRDFLYVSFDPEGVESHGGSVRAYLMLLYVIVGVIGALIVKTVGLITLQVIAVLPGAIALMLSDDLRKILGISIFLTLGVEISSILLAYVTNIPPSGIATIILGLIYGAVLLKR
- a CDS encoding DUF4350 domain-containing protein, which translates into the protein MKRWSLFLIVVMLLSAVPGTMLSSVSADVPYVSIHDIQYTEDPSGDSPYKYSTVITRGVVTAIAGSKGFFIQNGTGAWNGIYVYLADYSMPEGLSVGSYVEVKGYVKEYYGLTELSIDKDYGNYVTILGTADVPAPVILPSGNVSQEQWESVLVKVENVEVTDPDLGYGEWKVDDGSGPLVVDDLMYHYSPTMGERFESITGVVYYSYGKFKLEPRDENDLKIYVPLIKVASLDVPSAANRNDRVTIKATLANEGTFDENVTFLIYIDDELKLNQTVELKANSSEEVTYDWIPMELGSHVVKAEIEGYDTKYASIHIFENPSTIINTYSRYYTIRYLKEKETFDELYATYENLTSEVEACGVSLDILSDYMELISENKAKYDEYSAQFQELQGIAYTQSYLATKYFITARGLAITQEKLIGELNTVIPILQDALEKCQAGEEVVIEKPEGVKVLVDNGHGQYYNSGKMITLITKMKEELNWTVELNEDEFTADELKDYDIVIITNPHEDFTDEEIAALHEYVENGGGLLVTGDWYRYVYHRTLNDLVSAFGITFNDDELMDEEVNSGAAYFPFVGEFNEHPTTKFLTSESQLYYNGDTLDITGDAVWLVRGYESSYAVDEDGNVVKEKGSKPIVAAAAEFGNGRVVVYGSSKALSDDYNGNYINSNWPFLKGVLLWLAGQI
- a CDS encoding DNA integrity scanning protein DisA nucleotide-binding domain protein, with the translated sequence MSNGKYLEALIEGGINLAEKVGARAIVVMTPIEPDAISTDLPVVIIGSSFMRQGNRVFLPLSPALGLKNVLNIITAYLLDNDFISEGDSFVYITPDSVGIKEARKGSILKKAFFTSHQSVFQSLLDIVIELATEGREGKPVGALFVLGDTRNVQRHSHQMVPNPFKGHNLNVLEKRTKEIIKEFAFLDGAFLIAKNGRVMAAGRYLDVDAKKLGVEVPQGLGSRHIAAAGITKVTKAIAITLSESGVIRIFRDGEMILEYNPRIVY